One segment of Solanum stenotomum isolate F172 chromosome 1, ASM1918654v1, whole genome shotgun sequence DNA contains the following:
- the LOC125862210 gene encoding protein REDUCED CHLOROPLAST COVERAGE 1-like isoform X2, with amino-acid sequence MAPNKNGRGKTKGDKKKKEEKVLPVVMDITINLPDETQVILKGISTDRIIDVRRLLSVNTTTCNITNFSLAHELRGPRLKETVDVSALKPCVLTLIEEEYDEESATAHVRRLLDIVACTTSFGPSGTSGKELKTDSSKNARGAQDNKNAKKSNKVRGNDKSSSPPQTPTPAAQQLGKDAGSVDVDGEMSNTCPKIGSFYEFFSLSHLTPPLQLIRRATRQQDDEVLPDDHLFSLEVKLCNGKLVIVEACKKGFYNFGKQGILCHNLVDLLRQLSRAFDNAYDDLMKAFLERNKFGNLPYGFRANTWLIPPVAAQLPAIFPPLPVEDENWGANGGGLGRDGKFDSLPYANEFLNVASMACKTTEERQIRDRKAFVLHSLFVDVAILRAISAVKHVMEKVKPAHCDSNGEIIFNETVGDLSIFVTKDASNASCKVDTKIDGFQATGIAMKNLMERNLLKGITADENTAAHDIATLGVLNVRHCGYIATVKVQGKENDKVGNPPQSMELPDQPDGGANALNINSLRLLLHKKVDNKVVHSKPSETEETNCSQAFVKRILEESLTKLEEEKIEGDSFIRWELGACWIQHLQDQKKSEKDKKPSAEKTKNEMKVEGLGIPLKSLKNRKKSTDGTNMESQSESFKSVANGVGGGSEKAVLQSGESQFETDTDQNQVVLKALLSDASFTRLKESETGLHLKSLEELIDLSQKYYNEVALPKLVADFGSLELSPVDGRTLTDFMHTRGLRMRSLGQVVKLSEKLSHVQSLCIHEMIVRAFKHILQAAIASVVDIEDMAAIIAAALNMMLGVPENDDSNEYGVDSLIWRWLELFLKKRYEWDVGSLNYKDMRKFAILRGLCHKVGIELVPRDYDMSSPSPFQKVDIVSLVPVHKQAACSSADGRQLLESSKTALDKGKLEDAVSYGTKALAKLVAVCGPYHRMTAGAYSLLAVVLYHTGDFNQATIYQQKALDINERELGLDHPDTMKSYGDLAVFYYRLQHTELALKYVKRALYLLHLTCGPSHPNTAATYINVAMMEEGLGNVHVALRYLHKALKCNQKLLGPDHIQTAASYHAIAIALSLMEAYPLSVQHEQTTLQILRAKLGPDDLRTQDAAAWLEYFESKAFEQQEAARNGTKKPDASIASKGHLSVSDLLDYINPSPDAKGRDVGSKRRGFVSKVKGKSDQNNVAIPDSDTPKDVLKEEADEEKQIIEDHTDPKMNMEPVDTVIESQHTGDGGITENKPIQSGPLLKETSIEKSMIREVLSEPSAEAEDGWQPVQRPRSGSFYGRRRRQRRQTISKVIGYQKKDPISDVDHAKLKNNYQASKYYVLKKRTSPGSYADYYLAKSQTPGTKLGRRVIKAVAYRVKSVSSSVRVAVHEISTTGGDLLNTSSEQVQVSTTKEVGSLSRRSSIVNLGKSPSYKEVALAPPGTISMLQERVSEDEIPDNQDVMKGKESNGPEENSKIMGRDAESMEKENIQDLVADSANHVKSETVATDNKEEIQMSDFKGGEISDVISANASIQLSHVDVSPMEQGSVETHNVPTSDNSPKVDPCEKDSSSNLNPGCISNMTLQDMDHLKVKSVSSHASDASRELSRKLSASAAPFSPSPAVPRVPPLPMNINLPSPPGIRPPIGPWSVNMSLHQGPPTILPSPMCSSPHHLYPSPPHTPNMMHPLRFIYPPYSQPQTLPPSTFPMNSSTFHPNHYAWQCNIAPNASEYVPATVWPGCHPVEFSISPPVIEPITDSISAAKELSDNPESISLTTSLLVDLNTGDEVKEDVNLPASETVESIAAVGPEKERASNTPDSHFVTLSSDQSKEGSGSNEKAGSCSDNHVQRNLMETDNEKTFNILVRGRRNRKQTLRMPISLLKRPYSSQPFKAVYSRVIRETEVPSSTSFDSHEHGITTAT; translated from the exons ATGGCACCCAACAAGAATGGTCGTGGCAAAACAAAGGGagacaagaagaagaaagaagagaagg TTCTCCCAGTTGTAATGGATATAACAATAAACCTCCCGGATGAGACTCAAGTTATTTTAAAG GGAATATCTACTGATAGAATTATCGATGTTCGTCGATTATTATCTGTGAATACAACAACTTGTAATATCACCAATTTCTCACTGGCTCATGAG TTAAGGGGTCCACGTTTAAAAGAAACAGTGGACGTTTCCGCACTGAAGCCCTGCGTCCTGACTCTTATCGaag AGGAATATGATGAAGAAAGCGCAACGGCGCATGTTAGAAGGCTGTTGGACATCGTCGCTTGTACAACGAGTTTTGGGCCGTCGGGGACTAGTGGCAAAGAGTTGAAAACTGACTCTAGCAAGAATGCGCGGGGTGCGCAGGATAACAAGAACGCCAAGAAATCCAACAAGGTTCGAGGGAATGATAAGTCATCGTCGCCGCCACAAACGCCAACTCCGGCGGCGCAACAGCTGGGTAAAGATGCGGGATCGGTGGACGTAGATGGAGAGATGAGCAATACTTGCCCTAAGATTGGAAGCTTCTATGAGTTCTTCTCGCTTTCTCATCTCACGCCTCCTCTTCAGC TCATAAGAAGAGCAACAAGACAACAAGATGATGAAGTTCTGCCAGATGATCATCTTTTCTCTCTTGAA GTGAAACTTTGTAATGGAAAGCTGGTTATTGTTGAAGCTTGCAAGAAAGGATTTTACAACTTTGGAAAGCAGGGGATTCTTTGTCACAATCTTGTTGATTTGTTGAGACAACTCAGTAGAGCATTTGACAAT GCGTACGATGATCTCATGAAAGCATTCTTGGAGCGTAATAAG TTTGGGAATCTTCCATACGGATTCAGAGCCAACACATGGCTTATACCACCTGTGGCAGCACAGTTGCCAGCTATTTTTCCACCTCTACCTGTGGAGGATGAAAACTGGGGAGCCAATGGAGGTGGTCTAGGCCGAGATGGAAAATTTGATTCGTTACCTTATGCCAATGAATTTTTAAATGTTGCATCCATGGCTTGTAAGACAACAGAGGAGAGGCAGATTAGAGACAGGAAGGCTTTTGTTCTTCATAGTTTATTTGTTGATGTCGCCATTTTACGAGCCATTTCAGCTGTAAAGCATGTCATGGAGAAAGTTAAACCAGCTCATTGTGATTCGAATGGAGAAATCATTTTTAATGAGACAGTTGGGGACTTGAGCATATTTGTTACCAAAGATGCTTCAAATGCTAGCTGCAAAGTAGATACCAAAATTGATGGATTTCAAGCAACTGGAATAGCTATGAAGAATTTGATGGAAAGAAATTTACTGAAGGGTATAACTGCTGATGAAAATACTGCTGCCCAT GATATTGCTACTTTAGGTGTTTTGAATGTAAGACATTGTGGTTATATTGCAACTGTAAAAGttcaaggaaaagaaaatgacaaaGTGGGCAACCCACCGCAAAGCATGGAACTTCCTGATCAGCCTGATGGTGGTGCAAATGCCCTCAATATCAACAG TTTACGCTTGCTCCTTCACAAGAAAGTGGACAACAAGGTAGTGCATTCAAAACCTTCAGAAACTGAAGAGACAAATTGCTCTCAGGCATTTGTAAAGAGAATACTAGAAGAGAGTCTTACCAAacttgaagaagagaaaatagaaGGTGACTCTTTCATCAGATGGGAACTTGGTGCATGCTGGATACAGCACTTGCAAGATCAGAAGAAATCAGAAAAGGACAAGAAACCCTCCGCTGAGAAGACAAAAAATGAGATGAAGGTTGAGGGACTTGGAATACCTCTTAAGTCCCTTAAGAACAGAAAGAAGAGTACAGATGGAACTAACATGGAATCCCAGTCTGAAAGCTTCAAATCTGTTGCAAATGGTGTTGGAGGGGGATCAGAAAAAGCTGTCCTGCAGTCTGGGGAGTCTCAGTTTGAGACAGATACAGATCAAAATCAGGTTGTCCTCAAGGCATTGTTGTCTGATGCTAGCTTTACAAGGTTGAAGGAGTCAGAGACTGGACTTCACCTTAAG TCTTTGGAAGAGCTGATTGATCTGTCACAGAAGTATTATAATGAAGTTGCCCTGCCAAAGCTG GTGGCTGATTTTGGCTCTTTGGAACTCTCACCAGTAGATGGTCGAACCTTAACTGATTTCATGCATACCCGGGGTCTACGTATGCGTTCTCTTGGACAAGTA GTTAAACTTTCTGAGAAGTTATCACACGTGCAATCTCTTTGTATACATGAGATGATAGTCCGAGCTTTTAAACATATTCTGCAAGCAGCTATTGCATCAGTTGTTGACATTGAGGATATGGCTGCGATAATTGCTGCTGCCTTGAATATGATGCTTGGGGTACCTGAAAATGATGATTCAAATGAGTACGGTGTTGATTCTTTGATCTGGAGATGGCTGGAATTATTTTTGAAGAAGAGATATGAATGGGATGTTGGCAGCCTAAACTACAAAGATATGAGGAAATTTGCTATCCTCCGTGGTTTATGCCATAAG GTGGGAATTGAACTGGTTCCAagagattatgatatgagttcCCCAAGTCCTTTTCAGAAAGTAGACATTGTCAGCCTTGTACCAGTGCATAAG CAAGCTGCTTGCTCTTCTGCAGACGGAAGGCAGCTTTTGGAATCATCCAAAACAGCTCTGGATAAGGGAAAACTTGAGGATGCTGTCAGCTATGGGACTAAG GCTCTTGCCAAGCTGGTTGCAGTATGTGGTCCATACCATCGAATGACAGCTGGAGCTTATAGCCTTCTTGCTGTTGTTCTGTATCACACCGGtgattttaatcag GCCACAATCTATCAGCAAAAGGCCTTGGACATAAATGAAAGAGAGTTGGGCCTTGATCACCCAGACACCATGAAAAGTTATGGTGATCTTGCAGTTTTCTATTACCGACTTCAACACACAGAGTTGGCTCTCAA GTATGTAAAACGAGCTCTTTATTTGTTGCATCTCACATGTGGCCCCTCCCATCCAAACACTGCTGCGACATATATAAATGTGGCTATGATGGAGGAAGGGCTCGGTAATGTGCATGTTGCCCTCAGATATCTCCATAAAGCTTTGAAGTGTAACCAAAAGTTACTCGGTCCGGACCATATTCAG ACAGCGGCAAGTTACCATGCTATAGCAATTGCGCTCTCTTTGATGGAAGCTTATCCTTTGAGTGTTCAGCATGAGCAAACAACCTTGCAGATACTTCGAGCAAAGCTTGGTCCAGATGATCTTCGCACACAG GATGCTGCTGCATGGCTTGAGTATTTTGAGTCGAAGGCTTTTGAACAGCAAGAAGCTGCTCGAAATGGAACTAAGAAGCCTGATGCATCTATAGCCAGCAAGGGTCATTTGAG TGTGTCAGATTTGCTCGACTACATTAATCCAAGTCCCGATGCCAAAGGGAGAGATGTTGGATCAAAAAGAAGAGGTTTTGTCTCAAAG GTGAAGGGAAAATCTGATCAAAACAATGTTGCCATACCAGACTCTGACACTCCTAAAGATGTTCTAAAAGAAGAGGCAGATGAGGAGAAACAAATTATCGAAGATCACACTGATCCCAAGATGAATATGGAACCTGTTGACACAGTAATTGAATCCCAACACACTGGAGATGGAGGAATTACTGAGAATAAACCCATCCAATCTGGACCCTTGTTGAAGGAAACTTCAATTGAGAAGTCTATGATCCGTGAAGTCTTATCTGAACCTTCTGCTGAAGCAGAAGATGGATGGCAGCCAGTGCAGAGACCAAGGTCAGGTAGTTTCTATGGACGAAGACGAAGGCAGAGGCGTCAAACCATCAGCAAGGTCATTGGTTACCAGAAAAAGGACCCAATTTCTGATGTTGATCATGCTAAATTGAAGAATAACTATCAAGCTAGTAAATATTATGTCTTAAAGAAACGTACATCACCAGGAAGTTATGCAGATTATTACTTAGCAAAAAGTCAAACTCCTGGTACGAAACTTGGTCGAAGAGTCATAAAAGCTGTAGCCTACCGTGTGAAGTCTGTGTCATCTTCTGTCAGAGTTGCTGTTCATGAGATCTCCACAACTGGAGGAGATTTGTTAAATACTTCATCAGAGCAGGTCCAAGTTTCGACAACAAAGGAGGTTGGATCACTATCAAGGAGAAGTTCAATAGTAAACCTAGGAAAATCTCCTTCCTATAAGGAAGTAGCACTTGCCCCGCCAGGTACCATCTCTATGTTGCAGGAGAGAGTTTCTGAAGATGAAATTCCTGATAATCAAGACGTTATGAAAGGAAAGGAGAGCAATGGACCAGAAGAAAATTCCAAAATAATGGGAAGAGATGCAGAATCCATGGAGAAAGAGAACATTCAGGATCTAGTTGCAGATTCTGCTAATCATGTAAAAAGTGAAACAGTAGCTACTGACaataaagaagaaattcaaATGAGTGATTTCAAAGGTGGTGAAATTTCAGATGTGATATCTGCAAATGCATCTATTCAACTCAGCCATGTTGATGTTAGTCCAATGGAACAGGGTAGTGTCGAAACTCATAATGTCCCTACTTCTGACAATTCCCCCAAAGTGGATCCCTGTGAAAAGGACTCATCAAGCAATTTAAATCCTGGCTGTATCTCAAATATGACCTTGCAAGATATGGATCATCTGAAGGTAAAATCTGTGTCATCTCATGCAAGTGATGCAAGTCGAGAATTGTCCAGAAAGCTATCCGCATCAGCAGCACCATTCAGCCCTTCCCCAGCCGTTCCCCGCGTACCACCATTACCTATGAACATTAATCTCCCTTCTCCTCCTGGAATACGACCACCTATTGGTCCTTGGTCAGTGAACATGTCTCTTCATCAAGGACCACCGACCATCTTGCCTAGTCCAATGTGCTCCTCCCCTCATCACCTGTACCCTTCACCTCCACACACCCCAAACATGATGCACCCATTGCGCTTTATCTACCCTCCGTATTCTCAACCCCAGACGTTACCTCCAAGTACATTCCCCATGAATAGCAGCACTTTCCATCCGAATCATTATGCTTGGCAATGCAATATAGCTCCTAATGCATCAGAGTATGTTCCTGCCACAGTTTGGCCTGGTTGCCACCCAGTCGAGTTTTCTATCTCACCACCTGTGATTGAGCCTATAACCGACTCAATTTCCGCTGCTAAGGAGCTATCTGATAATCCTGAAAGTATTAGTTTGACAACAAGCTTACTAGTAGATCTCAACACTGGGGATGAAGTCAAGGAAGATGTAAATCTTCCAGCATCAGAAACAGTGGAGAGCATAGCTGCAGTTGGACCAGAAAAAGAGAGAGCAAGCAACACTCCAGATTCACATTTTGTTACCTTGTCTAGTGATCAATCAAAAGAGGGAAGTGGATCAAATGAGAAGGCCGGAAGTTGCAGTGATAATCATGTGCAAAGAAATCTTATGGAGACAGATAATGAGAAGACCTTCAACATTTTGGTACGGGGCCGGAGGAACCGCAAACAAACTCTAAGAATGCCTATAAGTTTGCTCAAGAGACCATATTCTTCTCAGCCCTTCAAAGCTGTATATAGCAGGGTAATAAGGGAGACTGAGGTTCCCAGCTCTACCAGCTTTGATTCACATGAGCATGGCATAACGACTGCTACTTGA